A region from the Ursus arctos isolate Adak ecotype North America unplaced genomic scaffold, UrsArc2.0 scaffold_6, whole genome shotgun sequence genome encodes:
- the COMMD5 gene encoding COMM domain-containing protein 5, with protein sequence MSAMGTAAPYLHYPGDSHSGRVSFLGAQLPPEVAAMPRLLGDLDRGTFRKLLKLVVSSLQGEDCQEAVQRLRAGADLSEERLGVLLAGTNTLLQQAIRLPPASLKPDAFKDQLQELCIPQDLVTDLASVVFGSQRLLLNSVARQQGAWLPHVASLWWRVDVAISTSALARSLQPSVLMQLKLSDGSAYRFEVSTAKFQELRYSVALVLKEMADLEKRCELKLQD encoded by the coding sequence ATGTCTGCCATGGGGACTGCAGCTCCTTACCTGCATTACCCTGGCGATAGTCACAGTGGCCGGGTGAGTTTCCTGGGGGCCCAGCTCCCCCCAGAAGTGGCAGCAATGCCCCGGCTCCTGGGAGACCTGGACAGGGGCACATTCAGAAAGTTGCTGAAGCTGGTGGTCAGCAGTCTACAGGGAGAGGACTGCCAGGAGGCTGTGCAACGCCTCAGGGCTGGTGCAGACCTGTCGGAGGAACGGCTGGGGGTCCTCCTTGCAGGCACGAACACACTGCTCCAGCAGGCCATCCGCCTGCCCCCAGCCAGCCTGAAGCCTGACGCCTTCAAGGACCAGCTCCAGGAGCTCTGCATCCCCCAAGACCTGGTCACAGACTTGGCCAGTGTGGTGTTTGGGAGCCAGCGGCTTCTCCTCAACTCTGTGGCCAGGCAGCAGGGGGCCTGGCTGCCCCATGTTGCCAGCCTGTGGTGGAGGGTGGATGTGGCAATCTCTACCAGTGCCCTGGCCCGCTCCCTGCAGCCAAGTGTCCTGATGCAGCTGAAGCTTTCAGATGGGTCAGCATACCGCTTTGAGGTCTCCACAGCCAAGTTCCAGGAGCTGCGGTACAGCGTGGCCCTGGTCCTCAAGGAGATGGCCGACCTGGAGAAGAGGTGTGAGCTCAAACTGCAGGACTGA